The following proteins come from a genomic window of Canis lupus familiaris isolate Mischka breed German Shepherd chromosome 31, alternate assembly UU_Cfam_GSD_1.0, whole genome shotgun sequence:
- the CHODL gene encoding chondrolectin isoform X2 translates to MSRALSLLLGAALLCGPGVSCRRVVSGQKVCFADLKHPCYKMAYFHELSSRVSFQEARLACESEGGALLSLDNEAEQKLIESMLQNLTKPGTGISDGDFWIGLWRNGEGQTSGACPDLYQWSDGSSSQYRNWYTDEPSCGSEKCVVMYHQPTANPGLGGPYLYQWNDDRCNMKHNYICKYEPEINPTSPIEKTYFTNQPGDTHQNVVVTEAGIIPNLIYVVIPTIPLLLLILVAFGTCCFQMLHKRKARRNFTKDSTPLSSECLAESLNSNL, encoded by the exons gcCAAAAGGTGTGCTTCGCTGACCTCAAGCATCCCTGCTACAAAATGGCCTACTTCCATGAACTGTCCAGCCGAGTGAGCTTCCAGGAGGCACGCCTGGCTTGTGAGAGTGAGGGGGGAGCCCTTCTCAGCCTGGACAATGAAGCAGAACAGAAGTTAATAGAAAGTATGTTGCAAAACCTGACAAAACCAGGAACGGGGATTTCTGATGGTGATTTCTGGATAGGGCTTTGGAGAAATGGAGAGGGGCAAACATCTGGTGCCTGCCCAGATCTCTACCAGTGGTCTGACGGAAGCAGTTCCCAGTACCG AAACTGGTATACTGATGAACCTTCCTGTGGAAGTGAGAAGTGTGTTGTGATGTATCATCAGCCAACAGCCAATCCAGGTCTTGGCGGTCCCTACCTTTACCAGTGGAATGATGACAGGTGCAACATGAAGCACAATTACATCTGCAAGTATGAACCAG AGATTAATCCAACTTCTCCTATAGAAAAGACTTATTTTACAAATCAACCAGGAGATACCCATCAAAATGTGGTTGTTACTGAAGCAG GCATAATTCCCAATCTAATTTATGTTGTTATACCAACAATCCCACTGCTTTTATTGATCCTGGTTGCTTTTGGAACTTGCTGTTTCCAGATGCTGCATAAAAG gaAAGCAAGGAGAAACTTCACCAAAGACTCAACTCCATTATCATCTGAGTGCCTTGCAGAAAGTTTAAATTCCAATCTG taa
- the CHODL gene encoding chondrolectin isoform X1: protein MSRALSLLLGAALLCGPGVSCRRVVSGQKVCFADLKHPCYKMAYFHELSSRVSFQEARLACESEGGALLSLDNEAEQKLIESMLQNLTKPGTGISDGDFWIGLWRNGEGQTSGACPDLYQWSDGSSSQYRNWYTDEPSCGSEKCVVMYHQPTANPGLGGPYLYQWNDDRCNMKHNYICKYEPEINPTSPIEKTYFTNQPGDTHQNVVVTEAGIIPNLIYVVIPTIPLLLLILVAFGTCCFQMLHKSKGRTKTSPTQSTLWISKSTRKESGMEV, encoded by the exons gcCAAAAGGTGTGCTTCGCTGACCTCAAGCATCCCTGCTACAAAATGGCCTACTTCCATGAACTGTCCAGCCGAGTGAGCTTCCAGGAGGCACGCCTGGCTTGTGAGAGTGAGGGGGGAGCCCTTCTCAGCCTGGACAATGAAGCAGAACAGAAGTTAATAGAAAGTATGTTGCAAAACCTGACAAAACCAGGAACGGGGATTTCTGATGGTGATTTCTGGATAGGGCTTTGGAGAAATGGAGAGGGGCAAACATCTGGTGCCTGCCCAGATCTCTACCAGTGGTCTGACGGAAGCAGTTCCCAGTACCG AAACTGGTATACTGATGAACCTTCCTGTGGAAGTGAGAAGTGTGTTGTGATGTATCATCAGCCAACAGCCAATCCAGGTCTTGGCGGTCCCTACCTTTACCAGTGGAATGATGACAGGTGCAACATGAAGCACAATTACATCTGCAAGTATGAACCAG AGATTAATCCAACTTCTCCTATAGAAAAGACTTATTTTACAAATCAACCAGGAGATACCCATCAAAATGTGGTTGTTACTGAAGCAG GCATAATTCCCAATCTAATTTATGTTGTTATACCAACAATCCCACTGCTTTTATTGATCCTGGTTGCTTTTGGAACTTGCTGTTTCCAGATGCTGCATAAAAG taaaggaagaacaaaaactAGTCCAACCCAGTCCACATTGTGGATTTCAAAAAGCACCAGAAAAGAAAGTGGCATGGAAGTATAA
- the CHODL gene encoding chondrolectin isoform X3, whose protein sequence is MAYFHELSSRVSFQEARLACESEGGALLSLDNEAEQKLIESMLQNLTKPGTGISDGDFWIGLWRNGEGQTSGACPDLYQWSDGSSSQYRNWYTDEPSCGSEKCVVMYHQPTANPGLGGPYLYQWNDDRCNMKHNYICKYEPEINPTSPIEKTYFTNQPGDTHQNVVVTEAGIIPNLIYVVIPTIPLLLLILVAFGTCCFQMLHKSKGRTKTSPTQSTLWISKSTRKESGMEV, encoded by the exons ATGGCCTACTTCCATGAACTGTCCAGCCGAGTGAGCTTCCAGGAGGCACGCCTGGCTTGTGAGAGTGAGGGGGGAGCCCTTCTCAGCCTGGACAATGAAGCAGAACAGAAGTTAATAGAAAGTATGTTGCAAAACCTGACAAAACCAGGAACGGGGATTTCTGATGGTGATTTCTGGATAGGGCTTTGGAGAAATGGAGAGGGGCAAACATCTGGTGCCTGCCCAGATCTCTACCAGTGGTCTGACGGAAGCAGTTCCCAGTACCG AAACTGGTATACTGATGAACCTTCCTGTGGAAGTGAGAAGTGTGTTGTGATGTATCATCAGCCAACAGCCAATCCAGGTCTTGGCGGTCCCTACCTTTACCAGTGGAATGATGACAGGTGCAACATGAAGCACAATTACATCTGCAAGTATGAACCAG AGATTAATCCAACTTCTCCTATAGAAAAGACTTATTTTACAAATCAACCAGGAGATACCCATCAAAATGTGGTTGTTACTGAAGCAG GCATAATTCCCAATCTAATTTATGTTGTTATACCAACAATCCCACTGCTTTTATTGATCCTGGTTGCTTTTGGAACTTGCTGTTTCCAGATGCTGCATAAAAG taaaggaagaacaaaaactAGTCCAACCCAGTCCACATTGTGGATTTCAAAAAGCACCAGAAAAGAAAGTGGCATGGAAGTATAA